The Prunus dulcis chromosome 3, ALMONDv2, whole genome shotgun sequence genome segment AAGCCTTCATCCCGGAGTTAGCTTGGTTTAAAGTGATGTTATACGTGGCAACCCAATCATCGGAAGATCTCTTCCGTATGGCATCTGTGTGCCCATTGTTCCATACGTTGGCAAACACTCCACAAGTGTGGAACACCATTTCAATGGCAAAGTACCCAGACCATCCTAGCTGGTACCATGCCAATCCTGCGGTCCAGCATTTCTTGCAACAATGCAGGGCTTGCGATAACCCTGAGTCGATATTTAGAGAAGCATTCGAAGTGTTTTTCATGCAGGGTAACGTGGAAGCGTTGTATGGGATGCGCATTGCAGCCACGGCAGGCCATATGGAAGCGGCATATCTAGTTGGACTACTTGGCATGTCCGGAATTGGTCAGTCAAAAGAGGATGCATTAGAATTCTTGTGTTCTTTGAATCAACGTAACAACATTGATATGAAAGGAACCAGGGATGCTTTGAGACGAAGATTAAGCTGAGTTTTCTCTGTTGCAAGACATATCGTAGATATGTTTTACTATGGGAAGATTAAGTTCAATCACTGCAGCGCTTGTAACAACAATGAATGGTGTTTTGTTATTCAAGGCTGGCCTACTGAAGAAAAGATAAATCCTGCCTTCTGGACTTGTTGCAATCGATGCAAATGGCACCGTGAGagtattttttggttcaaGGTGATGCGTGTGTATGTTGTGCCAGGGAATCCATACCCTTATAATTAGTTGTAGTATGTTTTTACGGTTTTTATGCATTGTGGACTTGCTTCTCTTCAGTTCTAGGTTGGCTGGCTACGTTGTACAAATGTTGTTTAAATGTTGGGTTTTAATCTATTTTGTCTGGTGTTTGTGCTGTCATAAaccattttatatataaatgtataatatatattatatagtggaaTGATTACTGACATCATAGAAGGCTACGAATGACATTTTACTGACACAGATATTTTGCACAACTGCAATCTTAATATTTGGTAAACGAAAAGGCATGCATGGAGTGAGTAGGTATCTTTTCACCGAGGCTTGGGAATGACATTTTCCCACTTAGCATATCCCAAACGATTTGGTTACACGTTTCTTAAGCAAAACTTGAACAGTGAATgacttttaataattttttcctgATGTTGTAGAATGGATGGCTTGtatatttccattttatttttcaaaacacCCCTTAaccctaaaaaagaaaaaaaaattaacaaattgaagaagagagaaactaATTAGCACCAAAAATGGTCTATTCGcactcaaaataaaaataaaaataaaattttggagtaaatataattaacaaatgtACAAGCTAAAaagtaatataataataataataataatttaggataaataataataaaatactaatgTAGCATAATCATGAAACATGGAATTCAGTAGGAAGATTATTTTTCTAGGATTTAACTTATAAAATTGATAATAAATGaaatacaaatgaaaaaaaatataccgAAAATTGATACGAACTTCTTGTGACATTCTCTACGCCCTCAACctccaaaaatataattttgacatataaaatttgaaaatgataacaaaaactcaactttgtttcaaaacaaaccaaaacacTAAATTATATTCTATAACATAACACTCGTGTTCTTTGATTTTAACGCTTACCAAGAATTCAAATATGTGGAATCATGATTTTAGACCTTTATAATCGAAGATAATGTTATCAGGAGTTTGTAGCAATTTTCGGTgtatttttctgatatttaatcaaatttttatgaaGTTTTAAACATAAATTTGATAAAAGTATCAAAACTAACAGTGGCGCATTGACAGGGGGACAGCCATCAGACACACTGATTGCACCCCATTCAGCTTCCGCCATGTGTCGCCCCACACAATTTAATACTATTTTTGTAAGATTTAacttataaaattaataataaattaaatacaaatccaaaaaatacaccGAAAATTGATACGAACTTTTTGTGACATTCCCTACAACCTCAAActccaaaaatataattttgacttataaaatttgaaaatgataacaaaaactcaactttgttttaaaacaaaccaaaatacTAAAGTATGTTTTATAACATAACACTCATGTTCTTTGATTCGACAATTACCGTGAACATAAATATGTGGAATCATGATTTTAGAATCCATAGTCAAAGACAATGTTGTAAGGAGTTTGTATCAATTTTCGATgtattttttctaatttttaatgaattttagaAGTGAAAtccatgaaaaataatattaaattatagagAATCACACGTGGCTGCAGCTGAAATGAGAGCAGTCATTGTTTTCGATAGGTGGTGTCGTACGATTGGACCAcatgtaattttgtttattttttttttccaagtttatcttaaaaaatcataaaaaattaattaaaaatcagaaaaatacaccGAAAATTGTTACAAACTCCTTACGACATTATCTTTGACTATGGAAGTCTAAAATCATGATTTCACATATTTATGCCCACAGTAAGCCTTGAATCAAAGAACATGAGTGTTATATTATAGAGCATCAACTAGTGTTTTAAATCGTTGAGAAATAAATGTGAGTTTTTGtcatcaatttatatttttctaagtgaaattatttttttgtagcTTGATAGTGTAGAGAATATCACAAGGATTTCGTAGGACTTTCCGgtatattttttagttttttaatttatttgttatgaattttagaagtgaaataaaaaacaaaaaaaaataaaaaaatatagagaaTCACACGTGGCTGCAGCTGAAAGGGGAGCAGGCACATGTCAGTTTGTTtactttttccaaatttatcttaaaaaatcataaaaatcataaaaatatacCGAAAATTACTACAAACTCCTTATAATTATGGAAGCCTAAATTAttcttatattattatttaccctaaattattattatattactttttatcctaaattgttattatattgttatttaccctaaaatattattatattacgTTTTACTGtgaattattataatattattatttacccCAAATGATTATTATATTACCTTTTACCCTAAATTGttattatattgttattaatcttaaattattattatattattatttacccCAAATTATTATTCTACTTTATCCTAAAttgttattatatttttatgtaccctaaaatattattatattactttttaataataataaattaaataaaaatccatcATGTGTCACTCCATAccatttaataataattttctagGATTTAACTtacaaaattcataataaatgaaataaaaatccaaaaaatacacagaaaattggTAGGAACTCATTGTGACATTCTCTACgctctaaaaaaaaatacactaCGTAAATCTAATGTCTAACTTCAACTTTATAATTTCCAAGAAAGAgttgaaaaaattgatatgGCAACAATAACAGAGCAAAGACAATATAACAGCAATCATATGGCAATACGTAAACCTGATATTCATCTTCAACTTTATAATTGCCAATACAGAGATGAAAAAATTGATATGATAGCAATAAGGGAGCAATAGGAAGACAATATAACGACAATTAGATGACAATACGTACACCTGATGTCCAACTTCAACTTTATAATTGCCAATACATAGGTGAAAAAAGTAATATGGCAGCAATAAGAGACCAATCGGAAGACAATATAACGGCAATACAGGGGCATAATACACAATGTATACAATGTTCTCTCTTCAATGTATAATATAAGTAAAAGTATTTTTCCAATGTTCTGTGAAAAAGAAGGATTTTTCTATTGCGCACACTTGCGaatataaaaagaacaaattcaAGACTGAAATTTCTCAAGTAAATTGAACTCAATTTCATTGAATGAGGACTAAATTACAAgactaaaatatataattcctcAGTTACATGTTTTTTTCCATATAATTACAGCAAACTTCCTGTGATAGAATGGAATGTTGTCCCACGCCAAATTGATGATAGTTCTCAATGACAACAATCTTCCATAACTCAAAAATCTAGGTCCAActgtcattaaaaaaaaaaaaagaatcctGCAAAAGAGAtggcaaaacaagaaattagcgaaaaggagaaacaaagaccaaaaaaacaaaatagaaactGAGACAAGAAAAAAGCAATCACTAAAAGACCTAAGAAACTCATACTAATTGGCAAAGAGCTTCCTAACCTAGAACACAAGAAGAGAAAATCGGAAAATGTGGAACACATGAAGCACAAAGAAACTGTTAAACTAAATAAGAGGGACATAACCAAACATCAAAACACCTCAAGGTGTGAACTTAATCAACCAACCAATaatcaatatatccaaacaaCATCCATAACATCAATACAGAATCAGATACAACTACAACATCCATAATAGCAATACACAGAACAATGAAACTAAAAAACAGCTTCATTCCAATCCGATAAGATTGAAGAAATATTCCTGTACAAAGTGATATTACGGGAACATGATTAGGAATAAAAAGAACCATTAAAAAATCATCAGATGGTTCCGCAAAAAATGGGGCAATGTGGAATTGTCTGACTCAAGAAGCTCCACATGTACTTTATATAGGCTTCGTAAAGAAGGCAATAGTGAACAGAACAACCAAAATTTTCTGAAGCAGTCCAATATTCtccattttctaaaaaacaaacaattcctgataaaataaaacaaaccaatCCTATGTTTCTATATAGGTGTAAGAGAATCATGAATTGAAACAAATAATCTACAGGGGCACCTTTAGAACAAGGAATGCAGATCCATATGTTACATTTTATAGCAAGCCATACGAAGGGGGGTCTACTTAATGCTCTTGCAATACTTCAAATTTTGCTCAAGCATCTCATGAAGATGCCTGTTTTCAACTTTCCCATGTTCCAATACTTCAAATATTAACACCAAAAGATGTGTATTTCAATGGCTGATTAGCATCACACTCACACAAAATCTAATAGCATAAGAAACAAGCACATTCCCATTCATTTCAATTAATAACTCTATTTCCTAATATCAGCAAGTGGGTCCATTGAATAGTAAGCTAATCTTACAATTCAGAACAACCATGTCAACCAAGAGCGTAGGTACTGGTAATTTAGTAACACAACTTCCATTAATACTAGAAGAATTTAATAACCTGTCTACACACCCAGCCACTAAAATTATAAGGCTAAAATCTGAAATATGCAAAGATCAATTAAAAACTACAATAATACCATTATCAATGATCAATTAAAAACAAGTAGTCCACTTGATAATTCATAAAGCCACAGCTCATAAATTAGGCATTGAATGAATCCCTAAATTAGAATTTCGAAAATTAACCCAACTAAATCCCTAAAGTAGAatttagaaaggaaaaaaaaattgaaattgaatgacatgaagaagaagagaaccagAGAAGTAGGTGTTTCAGGTCAGTGGTGCGGAGGATTACTGAAATTtgaagatggagaagaagaggacttacagagaaggagaggagagagagagaggactgTAGCCAAAAATGGAGCCCATGAATGCTGTTGCAATAATAAGAAAAGGGGATCAATGAATTTATAACAGACAGAAAGTACAAAACCAATATCAGAACTCACCGTTGTGGAGAACGACGACGGAGGCCGAGACTGTGGCTTGGCTGTGGAGTTGCGATAGTGGCTTTGCAGTGGAGGTCGACAACGAAGGTCGTGAGTTGCGGAGCTTGACTAGGTCAAACTAGGGTTCCGAATTTGAGTAAAGCTGGGTTATGACGATGGATGGGTGGAGAATTGGATTGGACAGTAGGGAGATGGCTGGCAAGCTGGAGTTGGGAGTCAGAAAATAAACTTTTGGGGTGATAAAGtgtcaataataaaaaaagactcaAAACCCTCTATGTCTGTGTTGGTTGCAAGATATTTGCTGAATGGAGTTTGGTTCTTTGATAACCTCAAACCAGAGATGGCAAGAGCGAGAGAGACAAGAAGAACATATTGCAGAGTGGGTGGCTTTCGAGGAAGGAGGGTCAACCAGGATAAGAGAGCGTGCTTTGCACTTTCGGATTACATCTTTTGGTATGGGTAATTTCAACCGGATTGTAGCATAACAGTTCAACCATGAGATCGATCTGATGGCTATAAAGTGAACCCTGATGGCTATAAAGtgaaccccttataacttacccCTTATAAGTTACCACTCATTATAGTCTGAGCGTAGTTTAAATACTAAGCCCATTTCTCGTTTATCTATTTTGGCCCTAGCCCACACCAAAGCCAGGAAGTCGATaggcttttttaaaattatacaCGTGGGTTGGTGAAAAGGTTAAAATGAAACAATTAGGGCCGGATCTGCAGCTTAAACAATTGATAAAATCAGGAAACACCCCCGTTTAACTCAAACAAGAGACATAGGGAAAACTTCCAAACATGCTATCACCCAGACAAAAGCGCGTAGACTCAAACAGAGGACCAGATGGCAACTTCGGCAACTGGAAAACTTCAGATGATCAAGCAACCGCATTAAATGTGATTTGGACCGCAGAGCCGCCCAACAGCAACCATCAAGCCGTTCCAAGTAACCTAATGTCAAAGGACctacattaaaaataaaaaacacatgGACTAAACCCAATAACAATTAATCGTTTTGGACCTAGATCTAAgaagtttaattttttattatttatattttgtgagTGGTCCCCTCACACATGATTCATGAAATCTTGGCTCCGCCATGTtgagataaaaaaaatatcatcaaAGTAAatcatatcattttttttaaaaaaagaaagataaatgcAAGCCAGCATGTGTTCCCAAATTTTGGGATATGTGTTGTGTTTCAAAATGGTGGATATATGAGGCTGAATCCTATCATCacttatttgaaattcaaaagtgTTGATTGTCCAAGGAAGGCTTATCCAGTTGGCTTATAAAAAGGTTacaatagaaaaagaaaaaggaggggagagataaaagaaaaagacagcTGGTGAAATTACAGCAGGAcataaaagaggaaaaaattgCTACAGGTATATTGTcatctccattttcttttctgtgttATGCATGGCATGCCACAAAGCCATGGGTGAGAAACCCATAAATCATTTGGATGCAAATCCATAGGTGAGAAACTCCGAAATCATTTGGATATAAATCCATGGGTGAGAAAGCCCGAAATTATTTGGATGCAAATCCATGGGTGAGAAACTTCGAAATTATTTGGATGCAAATTCATGAGTGAGTAACCCCGAAATTATTTGGATGTAAAAATCCATATGGATACAAATCCATGGGTGAGAAAGCCCGAAATTATTTGGATGCAAATCCATGGGTGAGAAACTCCGAAATCATTTGGATACAAATCCATGGGTGAGTAACCCCAAAATCATTTGGATACAAATCCATGGGTGAGAAACCTCGAAATTATTTGGATGCAAATCCATGAGTGAGTAGCCCCGAAATTATTTGGATGTAAAAATCCATATGGGTGAGAAATCCAGAATCATTTGGATGCAAATCCATGGGTGAGAAACCCCAAAATTATTTGGATGCAAATCCATGAGTGAGTAACCCCGAAATTGTTTGGATGTAAAAATTCATATGGGTGAGAAATCCCAAAGCTTTGtggatgaaaaaaaaaatctaggcGTGTCTTGGAAAATAGGTTGAACctataataataaaaccacATTGTTTAAatagtggtggtgaaattatgttGGGAGGTTCACATTTTTTCCTCAACACGCTACTGCAGCACAACAATGCCAAACTTGCCCTTAAGCTTATTAGGattataaaatgaacaaaCTCGATATTATGTTAAGTAAGCTAATCACTGATCCCAAAAATCTTAAGCTTATTAGTATCATAAACTTAACCAACTATAGAGGAGagggtttctcacacatacaAAACTAAGATGCCACGAGGTTCGAACATGAGATCTCTTATATGGAAATCAAGCCCATTTTCCACTGGGGTAGACCCCATTGACATCTATTCTTATTATTTAAGAGAACCCTAATTGGTAAATAGAGAAGATAAAACGTCCTTTATGGCCCTTTTAAagcaaaataattcaaaatattatctatatatatataaagcaaaaggcagagaatggtaaaacattcaaaatactagaaaatgcccatggttaatgcaaacattaagaattaaaattattaattaaatgaagataatatggtaaattcacgctttttcatatttaaaaaaattaaaattaaaagaaaaaccagataatggattctatttttatgaaacacaactaccccttatattttttaattctaaaataaattattatttttaaattaaaaaaaaaagcctctagCAGGCGCGAAGAGGCTAGTATTTAAAATGAAAGGATAATATGGTTactaaattttaatttcttttactaaagtttttttctcccaaaacctatttcttctctctttcttttctttgagcAACTTCCCTTATGTATGAAAATAATGTATAATACGcacttttttcaaaagtaaatTTGGAGTTTctaggctttttttttttttttggatgacacaGGGGGGAAAAAAGACCCCAAACAGAACCTACACAACAGGAACAAAACGGGATCTAGAGACCCCAAGAAACTTACCTAATCAAACTTAAAATTCAtcactttattttttcaaaagtaaatTTGGAGTTTCTTTCTTACATATAATTCAtcactttattttttgatgagtaaaattcaatttttata includes the following:
- the LOC117621868 gene encoding uncharacterized protein LOC117621868, whose amino-acid sequence is MPQAFIPELAWFKVMLYVATQSSEDLFRMASVCPLFHTLANTPQVWNTISMAKYPDHPSWYHANPAVQHFLQQCRACDNPESIFREAFEVFFMQGNVEALYGMRIAATAGHMEAAYLVGLLGMSGIGQSKEDALEFLCSLNQRNNIDMKGTRDALRRRLS